The following are from one region of the Ochotona princeps isolate mOchPri1 chromosome 4, mOchPri1.hap1, whole genome shotgun sequence genome:
- the TIRAP gene encoding toll/interleukin-1 receptor domain-containing adapter protein: MMASSTSLSGPRTRPKKPLGKMADWFRQALQKKPSKIPSSPESSSSDTPRVSSGTQPASSSLSTTASPSATRPSAASEEHEGARSNTGRWSRDYDVCVCHSEEDLMAAQELVSYLEDSAASLRCFLQLRDAAPGGAIVSELCQALSSSHCRVLLITPGFLRDPWCRYQMLQALSEAPGAEGRTIPLLSGLSRAAYPPELRFMYYVDGRGPDGGFRQVRDAVLHYLRTLS; the protein is encoded by the exons ATGATGGCATCATCAACCTCCCTTTCAGGTCCTCGCACCCGGCCCAAGAAGCCTCTGGGCAAGATGGCTG ACTGGTTCAGGCAGGCCCTGCAGAAGAAGCCCTCGAAGATACCGAGCTCCCCAGAGAGCTCCTCCAGCGACACCCCGCGGGTCTCCTCCGGGACACAGCCTGCTAGCTCGAGCCTCAGCACCACGGCCTCACCATCCGCCACCCGGCCATCAGCCGCCTCGGAGGAGCACGAGGGCGCCCGCAGCAACACTGGCCGCTGGAGCAGGGACTATGATGTCTGCGTGTGTCACAGCGAGGAGGACCTGATGGCTGCGCAGGAGCTAGTCTCCTACCTGGAGGACAGCGCTGCCAGCCTGCGCTGCTTCCTGCAGCTGCGCGATGCTGCCCCGGGCGGTGCCATCGTTTCCGAGCTTTGCCAGGCCCTGAGCAGCAGTCACTGCCGTGTGTTGCTCATCACCCCGGGCTTCCTTCGCGATCCGTGGTGCAGGTACCAGATGCTACAGGCCCTCTCCGAGGCCCCAGGCGCCGAGGGCCGCACCATCCCCCTGCTGTCGGGCCTTTCCAGAGCCGCCTACCCACCCGAGCTCCGATTCATGTactatgtggatggcagaggccctgATGGAGGCTTTCGCCAAGTCAGGGATGCCGTCTTGCACT